From Hymenobacter sedentarius, a single genomic window includes:
- a CDS encoding DUF7149 domain-containing protein — MLSKLLTPAQSLDLAYRRQKPTREQLDKFEAGRTALLNDIRHAVEQNETEEYVKNLVVRFLTNTNFGGYDVNVRQKRDLVIRTGSRPQDPVGVILELKRPQSAGEMVTPANLNRRAFHELLYYYLQDRDKRADTDSKSLKRLVITNGYEWYLFDALDFDRLFWSNAVLKSQFREFERKAASSKKTSFFYDDIAAPFLAALEAEIPFTYFDLTTPAPERDQILISKVLSPPHLLKEPFAQDANTLNRAFYEELLYLIGLEEIKDKGRKLIQRCAAERQQPGSLLENTRLILDSENELTNLTPAEAAGYGTTADERLTGVALELCLTWVNRLLFLKLLEGQLRRYHPGHDARFRFLTPELIPEYDTLNKLFFRVLNTPPAERKEPVKTQYAHIPYLNSSLYEPSLLENKTIKVSALEDHLPLPLLRKSVLRTTGPAPDALAYLLRFLDAYDFASEGEEQVQEDGKTLISAAVLGLIFEKLNGYKDGSFYTPGFITMYICRQTLRRAVVQHFNKQYSFGADTIAQLADALDGKQRPAYSEHFNQLTVCDPAVGSGHFLVSALNELLAIKSELSLLLDDEGRRLRYSLVVARDELVVKDEDERLVQYRATLGSDGSRTVPLEHTRLQSALFREKRHLMEHALFGVDLNPNSVRICRLRLWIELLKHAYYRPDTGYQELETLPNLDLNIKPGNSLLSRFPLDADLSDVFKQGKFSLKTYRETVHTYFNSRGREAKEDLQGYLQQIKQQFTAVLHKKDKKREALRRFRGQFAALDTQHFLIPETPKQREARQVEMRRLELYGDQLEKEIAAHEQGALFREAFEWRFEFPEILDDQGQFRGFDVVVGNPPYIRQEELVPAAKKHLKDHYETGSSGADLYIYFMELGAKLLAPGGELSFITSNKWLNTGFGEPLRRWLPASHTLVEFIDFGDLYVFPQVKAYPAILSFKRQPPVTSTTFRTALIPTLPESSLDELVDEHVRLVLQSTLRETGWSLSEAPKQKRVDALMAAGIPLKEYVKGNFFYGIKTGLNEAFVVDASTREQLIAEDPASEEILKPFLAGRDLKRYQIPNSKNYLILLPSGWTRRQLGWQKDKRGSYAVPPATPAHASPWEALETRYPAIARYLLTFEAAASKRSDKGQYWWELRACDYYDLFAEDKIMWKEIAVYQEFTLDIKGTYANNKTFFVPGKDLYLLGVLNSAPIFYVLQQITTKMKDNAMAMQLSQVSQLPIPIATPAQQAEIAALVEQVLAAKAADATADTAELEQQIDTLVAALYGLTPAEQQLLTA, encoded by the coding sequence ACCGCCGCCAGAAGCCCACCCGCGAACAGCTCGACAAATTTGAAGCGGGTCGCACGGCCCTGCTCAACGACATTCGCCACGCCGTAGAGCAGAACGAGACTGAGGAGTACGTCAAAAACCTGGTGGTGCGCTTCCTCACCAACACCAACTTTGGCGGCTACGACGTAAACGTGCGCCAAAAGCGCGACCTCGTCATCCGCACCGGTTCCCGCCCCCAGGACCCCGTCGGCGTCATTCTGGAGCTGAAGCGGCCCCAGTCGGCCGGCGAGATGGTGACGCCCGCCAACCTCAACCGGCGGGCCTTCCACGAGCTACTCTACTACTACCTGCAGGACCGCGACAAGCGCGCCGACACCGACAGCAAAAGCCTCAAGCGCCTCGTTATCACCAACGGCTACGAGTGGTACCTCTTCGATGCCCTCGACTTCGACCGCCTCTTCTGGTCCAATGCAGTCCTGAAAAGCCAGTTTCGTGAGTTTGAGCGCAAGGCTGCTTCCTCTAAGAAAACCAGCTTCTTCTACGACGACATCGCCGCGCCCTTCCTCGCGGCACTGGAAGCAGAAATTCCCTTCACCTATTTCGACCTCACCACCCCTGCCCCGGAGCGCGACCAGATTCTGATTTCGAAGGTCCTCTCGCCGCCCCACCTGCTCAAGGAGCCCTTCGCCCAGGACGCCAACACCCTTAACCGGGCCTTCTACGAAGAGCTGCTTTACCTCATCGGCCTGGAGGAAATCAAGGACAAGGGGCGCAAGCTCATCCAGCGCTGCGCCGCCGAGCGCCAGCAGCCCGGCTCCCTGCTCGAAAACACCCGGCTCATCCTCGACAGCGAAAACGAGCTGACCAACCTCACCCCTGCCGAGGCCGCAGGCTACGGCACCACCGCCGACGAGCGCCTGACCGGGGTGGCCCTCGAGCTCTGCCTCACCTGGGTCAACCGCCTGCTCTTCCTCAAGCTCCTCGAAGGCCAGCTTCGCCGCTACCACCCGGGCCACGACGCGCGCTTCCGCTTCCTTACCCCGGAACTCATCCCCGAGTACGACACCCTCAACAAGCTCTTTTTCCGCGTGCTCAACACGCCGCCCGCCGAGCGCAAAGAGCCAGTCAAAACGCAGTACGCCCACATCCCCTACCTCAACTCCTCGCTGTACGAGCCATCGCTGCTCGAAAACAAAACCATCAAGGTCAGCGCCCTCGAGGACCACCTGCCGCTACCGCTGCTCCGCAAGTCGGTGCTGCGCACCACCGGCCCCGCCCCCGATGCCCTGGCCTACCTGCTGCGTTTCCTCGACGCCTACGATTTCGCCTCCGAAGGCGAAGAGCAGGTGCAGGAAGACGGCAAGACCCTGATTTCGGCCGCCGTGCTCGGCCTCATCTTCGAGAAGCTCAACGGCTACAAGGACGGCTCCTTCTACACCCCGGGGTTCATCACCATGTACATCTGCCGCCAGACCCTGCGGCGGGCCGTGGTGCAACACTTCAACAAGCAGTACAGCTTCGGGGCCGACACTATTGCCCAACTCGCCGATGCCCTCGACGGCAAGCAGCGCCCCGCCTACAGCGAGCACTTCAACCAGCTCACCGTCTGCGACCCGGCCGTGGGCTCGGGCCACTTCCTGGTCTCGGCCCTTAACGAGCTGCTGGCCATCAAGAGCGAGCTGTCGCTGCTGCTCGACGACGAAGGCCGCCGCCTGCGCTACTCCCTCGTGGTGGCCCGAGACGAGCTGGTGGTGAAAGACGAAGACGAGCGCTTGGTGCAGTACCGCGCCACCCTGGGCTCCGACGGCAGCCGCACCGTGCCTCTCGAGCACACCCGCCTGCAAAGCGCCCTGTTCCGTGAGAAGCGCCACCTCATGGAGCACGCCCTGTTCGGCGTCGACCTCAACCCCAACTCCGTACGCATCTGCCGCCTGCGCCTCTGGATTGAGCTGCTCAAGCACGCCTACTACCGCCCCGACACCGGGTACCAGGAGCTTGAAACCCTGCCCAACCTCGACCTCAACATCAAGCCCGGCAACTCCCTGCTCAGCCGCTTCCCGCTCGATGCCGACCTCTCCGACGTGTTCAAGCAGGGCAAGTTTTCGCTTAAGACCTACCGCGAAACGGTTCACACCTACTTCAACAGTCGCGGCCGCGAAGCCAAAGAAGACCTGCAGGGCTACCTCCAGCAAATCAAGCAGCAGTTCACCGCCGTGCTGCACAAGAAGGACAAGAAGCGCGAAGCCCTGCGCCGCTTCCGCGGCCAGTTTGCCGCCCTCGACACCCAGCACTTCCTCATCCCCGAAACGCCCAAGCAGCGCGAGGCCCGCCAAGTCGAGATGCGCCGCCTGGAGCTGTACGGTGACCAGCTTGAAAAAGAAATTGCTGCCCACGAGCAGGGCGCTCTCTTCCGCGAAGCCTTCGAGTGGCGCTTCGAGTTTCCCGAAATCCTCGACGACCAGGGCCAGTTTCGGGGCTTCGACGTGGTGGTGGGCAACCCACCCTATATCCGGCAGGAAGAGCTGGTACCGGCCGCTAAAAAGCACCTGAAGGACCACTACGAAACCGGTTCCAGCGGTGCTGACCTTTACATCTACTTCATGGAATTAGGAGCTAAGCTGCTGGCTCCGGGAGGCGAATTATCGTTCATCACATCCAACAAATGGCTGAACACTGGCTTTGGAGAACCACTACGGCGCTGGCTACCCGCTTCGCACACCTTAGTAGAATTCATTGATTTTGGCGACCTGTACGTGTTTCCACAGGTCAAAGCCTATCCCGCCATCCTTTCATTTAAACGGCAACCGCCAGTCACCAGCACGACTTTTCGCACAGCTTTAATTCCCACGCTGCCCGAATCTTCCCTTGATGAGCTCGTTGATGAGCACGTCCGCCTCGTACTGCAAAGCACCCTCCGCGAAACTGGCTGGAGCCTGTCTGAAGCACCCAAGCAAAAGCGGGTTGATGCATTGATGGCAGCTGGGATACCCTTGAAGGAATATGTAAAGGGCAATTTTTTTTACGGCATCAAGACTGGTCTCAATGAAGCTTTTGTAGTAGATGCTTCGACGCGCGAGCAGCTTATAGCGGAAGACCCCGCTTCGGAGGAAATTCTGAAGCCTTTTCTGGCAGGCCGCGACCTGAAGCGTTACCAAATACCTAATAGCAAAAATTACCTGATTCTGCTGCCCAGCGGCTGGACGCGGCGTCAGTTGGGTTGGCAGAAAGACAAGCGAGGTTCCTACGCCGTGCCGCCGGCCACACCCGCACATGCTTCCCCTTGGGAGGCACTGGAAACCCGGTATCCTGCAATTGCTAGGTATTTGCTGACCTTCGAAGCAGCCGCCTCTAAACGTTCCGACAAAGGGCAGTACTGGTGGGAGTTGCGTGCTTGCGACTACTATGATTTGTTTGCTGAGGATAAAATAATGTGGAAGGAGATAGCCGTTTACCAGGAGTTTACTCTTGATATCAAAGGCACTTATGCCAACAACAAGACCTTCTTTGTTCCTGGCAAAGATTTATACCTGCTTGGGGTGCTCAATTCAGCCCCTATTTTCTATGTCCTGCAGCAGATTACTACCAAGATGAAGGATAATGCTATGGCCATGCAGCTTTCACAGGTGTCCCAACTTCCCATCCCCATCGCCACACCCGCGCAGCAAGCCGAAATAGCTGCCCTAGTCGAACAGGTTCTGGCCGCCAAAGCCGCGGACGCCACGGCCGACACCGCCGAGCTGGAGCAGCAGATTGATACCCTCGTGGCCGCCCTCTACGGCCTCACCCCCGCCGAGCAGCAGCTCCTCACCGCCTAG
- a CDS encoding TIR domain-containing protein: MKPYDKAPLRKLRQQTEAALLVLRDDELAHNTYKDFPVTALAAACGTLEKWLNSYPLAKGASYQKALQATRAQLPSKQPSFGRRAAPTLILADYKKALTKFLGLVKKVDTECRNIFIVHGRDHDTRNEVQRVLHSLSIPTIVLEKEGDAGQTVIQKFEREAARCEYAIILCSPDDEGRLRTKGRKTAAAADSPRPRARQNVVLELGYFLGRLGRDKVFMLHTGNIEQPSDLAGIIYQPGNINWQQKLVRELRDAGFLISQSAADRL; the protein is encoded by the coding sequence ATGAAGCCCTACGACAAAGCCCCGCTGCGCAAGCTCCGCCAGCAAACCGAAGCCGCCCTCCTCGTCCTCCGCGACGACGAACTTGCCCACAACACCTACAAGGATTTCCCAGTCACCGCGCTTGCCGCTGCCTGCGGCACCCTCGAAAAGTGGCTCAATAGCTACCCCTTGGCCAAAGGCGCCTCCTACCAGAAAGCGCTGCAGGCCACCCGTGCCCAGCTCCCTTCCAAGCAGCCCAGTTTCGGGCGCCGGGCTGCCCCGACACTCATCCTTGCCGACTACAAGAAAGCCCTAACCAAATTCCTCGGCCTGGTTAAAAAGGTTGACACCGAGTGCCGCAACATCTTCATTGTCCATGGCCGCGACCACGACACCCGCAACGAGGTGCAGCGCGTGCTGCACTCGTTGAGCATCCCCACCATCGTGCTCGAGAAAGAAGGCGACGCCGGCCAAACCGTCATTCAGAAATTTGAGCGCGAGGCTGCCCGGTGCGAATACGCCATCATCCTTTGCTCACCCGACGATGAAGGCCGCCTGCGCACCAAGGGCCGCAAAACGGCCGCTGCCGCCGATAGCCCGCGTCCGCGCGCCCGCCAAAACGTCGTCCTCGAGCTCGGCTACTTCCTTGGCCGCCTCGGGCGCGACAAGGTTTTCATGCTGCACACCGGCAACATCGAGCAACCCAGCGACCTAGCCGGCATCATCTACCAGCCAGGCAACATTAACTGGCAACAAAAGCTCGTGCGCGAACTGCGCGATGCCGGCTTCCTCATCAGCCAGTCCGCCGCCGACCGGCTGTAG
- a CDS encoding IS5 family transposase (programmed frameshift) — MAKQLVTDELWAVIAALLPPAPAHPKGGRPRVADRAALTGILFVLRSGLPWEMLPAEMGCGSGMTCWRRLRDWHAAGVWQRLHQVLLDRLGRAGQLDWSRASVDAQSIPAAKGGPHTGPNPTDRGKPGTKRHVLVDRRGTPLAVQLSAANCHDSTVFGTLLDAVPPVRQARGRPRKRPGKLHADKGYDYRKCRLALRQRGIQSRIARRGIESSERLGRHRWVVERTFAWLNRFRRLRVRYEQRSDIHLAFTLLGCALITWKAVNRFC; from the exons ATGGCAAAGCAGTTGGTTACAGACGAGTTGTGGGCGGTGATAGCGGCCTTGCTGCCGCCGGCTCCGGCGCACCCGAAAGGGGGCCGGCCGCGGGTGGCGGACCGGGCTGCGCTGACGGGCATTCTGTTCGTGTTGCGCAGCGGCCTGCCGTGGGAAATGCTGCCGGCGGAAATGGGGTGTGGTTCGGGCATGACGTGCTGGCGTCGGTTGCGGGACTGGCACGCGGCGGGCGTGTGGCAGCGGCTGCACCAGGTGTTGCTTGACCGCCTGGGCCGGGCCGGGCAACTGGACTGGTCGCGGGCCAGCGTGGACGCGCAAAGCATCCCGGCCGCAAAAGGGGGGC CACATACGGGCCCAAACCCGACGGACCGCGGCAAACCGGGCACGAAGCGCCATGTGCTGGTCGACCGGCGCGGCACCCCGCTGGCGGTACAGTTGAGCGCGGCCAATTGCCACGATTCCACCGTGTTCGGCACCCTGCTCGACGCGGTCCCGCCCGTGCGGCAGGCCCGCGGCCGCCCGCGCAAACGGCCCGGCAAGCTGCACGCTGATAAAGGCTACGATTACCGCAAATGCCGCCTGGCCCTACGCCAACGCGGCATTCAATCCCGCATCGCGCGGCGCGGCATCGAGTCGAGCGAACGGCTGGGCCGCCACCGCTGGGTGGTCGAGCGCACGTTCGCCTGGCTCAACCGTTTCCGCCGCCTGCGCGTGCGCTACGAACAACGCAGCGACATCCACTTGGCCTTCACCCTGCTCGGGTGTGCGCTCATCACCTGGAAGGCCGTCAACCGGTTTTGTTAG
- a CDS encoding S9 family peptidase, giving the protein MKNFLFTILMAVTGVPTLAQTPTDASARRDIGNLTVENILALPAALLARVDQYQNVGSASVADWDREGKGLFISTRAGEVPQIHHVAAPGAERRQITAFKEPLASVAVSPDKKHNGFIYSRDEGGNENFQVYFYDLGTGSSRLLTDGKSRNKFMGWNTAGAQLAYMSNQRNGTDVDLFVQDFAAAGTTKPTALLELKGGGWGVVAWSDDGRQMILQNFKSVNESELFHLDVARRKLELLHPTKKPVAYGDFASRITFGADGKSLFLTSDEASEFQTLRHLDLASGKLTPLTAQIPWNVTGMERSKDGSKLVFTTNEGGFSKLYVLDTKTRAYKPVPNLPKGLIGALKMNDDGRRLALTLSTGTSAADAYVLDLTGNRLTRWTTSETGGLNPATFPEPTLIQYPTFDQVNGKPRLIPAFVYRPKNATGKTPVLLSIHGGPEGQSLPSFVPLYALLANELGISILVPNVRGSIGYGKTYVALDNGPKREDSVKDIGALLDWIATQPNLDASRVAVYGGSYGGYMCLATMTNYNARMRCGVDLFGISNFATFLKNTSSYRADLRRVEYGDERDPAMMKAFETISPINKIQNITKPMLVYQGKNDPRVPLSESEQMVAGLKKQGNTVWYIMAKDEGHSLAKKANRDYTYGAMMLFLRDNLVK; this is encoded by the coding sequence ATGAAAAACTTTCTATTCACTATCCTAATGGCCGTGACGGGTGTGCCTACACTGGCCCAAACCCCCACGGACGCAAGTGCCCGCCGCGACATCGGCAACCTGACGGTGGAAAACATCCTCGCCCTGCCCGCCGCCCTGCTGGCGCGGGTAGACCAGTACCAGAACGTGGGCAGCGCGAGTGTGGCCGACTGGGACCGCGAGGGCAAGGGCTTGTTCATCAGCACCCGCGCCGGCGAGGTGCCCCAGATTCACCACGTGGCCGCGCCGGGCGCCGAACGGCGGCAAATCACCGCCTTCAAGGAGCCGCTGGCCAGCGTGGCCGTCAGCCCCGACAAGAAGCACAACGGCTTCATCTACAGCCGCGACGAGGGCGGCAACGAAAACTTCCAGGTTTATTTCTACGACCTGGGCACCGGCAGCTCCCGCTTGCTCACCGACGGCAAAAGCCGCAACAAATTTATGGGCTGGAATACGGCTGGCGCCCAGTTGGCCTACATGAGCAACCAGCGCAACGGCACCGATGTCGACCTGTTTGTGCAAGACTTCGCCGCCGCAGGCACCACCAAGCCCACGGCCCTGCTGGAGCTGAAGGGCGGCGGCTGGGGCGTGGTGGCGTGGTCGGACGACGGCCGGCAGATGATTTTACAGAACTTCAAGTCCGTAAACGAGAGCGAGCTGTTCCACCTCGACGTGGCCCGCCGCAAGCTGGAGCTGCTGCACCCAACCAAGAAGCCCGTGGCCTACGGCGACTTTGCTAGTCGCATCACGTTCGGCGCCGATGGCAAAAGCCTGTTTCTGACCTCTGACGAGGCAAGCGAATTTCAAACCCTGCGCCACCTGGATTTGGCGAGCGGCAAACTTACCCCGCTCACGGCCCAGATTCCCTGGAACGTGACCGGGATGGAGCGCAGCAAGGACGGCTCCAAGCTGGTCTTCACCACCAACGAGGGCGGCTTCTCCAAGCTGTACGTGCTCGACACCAAAACCCGCGCCTACAAGCCCGTGCCCAACCTGCCAAAGGGCCTCATCGGCGCACTAAAGATGAACGACGACGGCCGCCGCCTGGCCCTGACCCTGAGCACGGGCACGAGCGCCGCCGACGCCTACGTGCTGGACCTGACCGGCAACCGGCTCACGCGCTGGACCACCAGTGAAACCGGTGGCCTCAACCCCGCCACCTTTCCCGAGCCGACCCTGATTCAGTACCCCACCTTCGACCAGGTGAACGGCAAGCCGCGCCTGATTCCCGCCTTTGTGTACCGGCCCAAGAACGCCACCGGCAAAACCCCGGTGCTGCTCAGCATTCACGGCGGGCCGGAGGGGCAGTCCCTCCCCAGCTTCGTCCCGCTTTACGCCCTGCTGGCCAACGAGCTGGGCATCAGCATCCTCGTGCCCAACGTGCGCGGCTCGATCGGCTATGGCAAGACCTACGTGGCCCTCGACAACGGCCCCAAGCGCGAAGACTCCGTGAAGGACATCGGCGCCCTGCTCGACTGGATTGCCACCCAGCCCAACCTCGACGCCTCCCGCGTGGCCGTGTACGGCGGCTCCTACGGCGGCTACATGTGCCTGGCCACCATGACCAACTACAACGCCCGGATGCGCTGCGGCGTCGACTTGTTCGGCATCAGCAACTTCGCCACCTTCCTCAAAAACACCAGCTCTTACCGCGCCGACCTGCGCCGCGTGGAGTACGGCGACGAGCGCGACCCGGCCATGATGAAGGCGTTTGAGACCATCTCGCCCATCAACAAAATCCAGAACATCACCAAGCCCATGCTGGTGTACCAGGGCAAAAACGACCCCCGCGTGCCCCTCTCGGAATCCGAGCAAATGGTGGCCGGGCTGAAAAAGCAGGGGAATACGGTCTGGTACATTATGGCCAAAGACGAAGGCCACAGTTTGGCCAAAAAGGCCAACCGCGACTACACCTACGGCGCCATGATGCTGTTTCTGCGGGATAATCTGGTGAAGTAG
- a CDS encoding DUF885 domain-containing protein codes for MRTPFCLLTNCLTAVACALLVLAATGHAPAAPAPSPDTRFDAFKRQFLLALWRQDPELATTKGYHKYDSLLVIPDAAQRQRDAAFAKKNLATLGTFELARLSPANQIDLRLLRNELRARRWYADTLREWQWNPATYNLGSVVAPLLNGRYYRLDRRLRNISDKISHAADYYAAARANISTPTKEHTELALQQLAGGLAVFGPALADSVQRSGLRAAEKQAFMARVAATRQAMQGYLDFLKNEVLPAGQFRSFRIGQKLYDQKFAYDIQSPFPAEAVYRQAQQHKTDLLHDMGRRAARLYPTYLPGQKAPADTLALIAAVLDQLSRKHASREGLVDAARAQIPTLVAFVNEKKLLTQDPTKPLVVRETPPYLRGSGVVAGVLPPGPYDPAAATYYYITPIPGEWTATQAESFLREYNDYTLQIVNIHEAIPGHYTQLMYANRSPSLVKSLFWNGAMAEGWAVYAERMMLENGYGNNADEMWLIEDKNNMRVTLNTIIDRAIQVNNMSENQVVAMLRREGFQEEAEARGKWRRATLSQVQLSSYFAGYSAILTLRDELKRQQGPAFGLKAFHEQFLSYGTAPVKYIRELMLAPSGSRP; via the coding sequence ATGCGAACTCCCTTCTGTCTTCTCACTAACTGCCTGACCGCCGTCGCATGCGCGTTGCTGGTCCTGGCCGCCACCGGACACGCCCCGGCGGCTCCCGCCCCCAGCCCAGATACCCGGTTCGACGCCTTCAAGCGCCAGTTTCTGCTGGCGCTGTGGCGCCAGGACCCGGAACTGGCAACCACCAAGGGCTACCACAAGTACGACTCGCTGCTGGTAATTCCCGACGCGGCCCAGCGCCAGCGCGACGCCGCATTTGCCAAGAAGAACCTGGCCACGCTCGGCACGTTTGAGCTGGCCCGCCTCTCGCCCGCCAACCAGATTGACCTGCGCCTGCTGCGCAACGAGCTACGCGCCCGGCGCTGGTACGCCGACACGCTGCGGGAATGGCAGTGGAACCCCGCCACCTACAACCTGGGCAGCGTCGTGGCCCCGCTGCTTAACGGCCGCTACTACCGCCTCGACCGGCGCCTGCGCAACATTTCCGACAAAATCAGCCACGCCGCTGACTACTACGCCGCGGCCCGCGCCAACATCAGCACCCCCACCAAGGAGCATACCGAATTGGCGCTGCAACAGCTGGCGGGCGGACTGGCCGTATTTGGCCCGGCCCTGGCCGACTCGGTGCAGCGGTCGGGCCTGCGTGCGGCCGAAAAGCAAGCCTTCATGGCCCGTGTGGCCGCCACCCGGCAAGCCATGCAAGGGTACCTGGATTTTCTGAAAAACGAGGTCTTGCCGGCGGGCCAGTTCCGCTCGTTCCGCATTGGCCAGAAGCTCTACGACCAGAAGTTTGCCTACGACATTCAGTCGCCGTTCCCCGCCGAGGCGGTGTACCGGCAAGCCCAGCAGCACAAAACCGACTTGCTGCACGACATGGGCCGGCGCGCCGCCCGCCTCTACCCCACGTACCTGCCCGGCCAGAAGGCCCCCGCCGACACGCTGGCCCTGATTGCGGCCGTCCTCGACCAGCTCAGCCGGAAACATGCCTCACGCGAGGGATTGGTCGACGCCGCCCGGGCCCAGATTCCCACGCTGGTGGCGTTTGTGAACGAGAAGAAGTTGCTGACGCAAGACCCCACGAAGCCGCTGGTCGTGCGCGAAACGCCGCCCTACCTGCGCGGAAGCGGCGTGGTCGCCGGGGTGTTGCCCCCGGGTCCGTACGACCCGGCCGCCGCCACCTATTACTACATCACGCCGATTCCGGGGGAGTGGACGGCAACCCAGGCCGAAAGCTTCTTACGCGAGTACAACGACTACACGCTGCAAATTGTGAACATTCACGAGGCCATTCCCGGCCATTACACCCAGCTGATGTACGCCAACCGCTCGCCCTCGCTCGTCAAAAGCTTGTTTTGGAACGGCGCCATGGCGGAGGGCTGGGCCGTGTACGCCGAGCGCATGATGCTGGAGAATGGTTACGGCAACAACGCCGACGAAATGTGGCTGATTGAGGACAAGAACAACATGCGTGTAACGCTGAACACCATTATTGACCGCGCCATTCAAGTCAATAACATGAGCGAGAACCAGGTTGTGGCCATGCTGCGCCGCGAGGGCTTTCAGGAAGAAGCCGAAGCCCGCGGCAAGTGGCGGCGCGCTACCCTGAGCCAGGTGCAGCTCAGCAGCTACTTTGCCGGCTACTCCGCCATTCTGACCCTGCGCGACGAGCTAAAGCGGCAGCAAGGCCCGGCCTTTGGCCTCAAGGCCTTCCACGAACAATTCCTGAGCTACGGCACCGCGCCCGTGAAATACATCCGCGAACTCATGCTGGCCCCGAGCGGGTCTCGGCCCTGA